In Solanum pennellii chromosome 7, SPENNV200, the following are encoded in one genomic region:
- the LOC107023992 gene encoding uncharacterized protein LOC107023992 produces the protein MSIAFERNSTPDHQIERPGFVHGMAFVPIYNSPDLGVGESMVQVKREDEDDRTSSSSSSSIGRNSDDSPLAGGSSSNGGPGEGDGEEVQSPFKPGALDNLESLEEVLPIKRGISSFYAGKSKSYTSLADAVSCSSLKDMVKAENAYSRKRKNLLAHSNFFDKNRNHFPRNNSCGLYKRPISSRSSLALGATSSCSESNNSSESLNSNASSPHFSLPPLPPQPRRYSIEPSSSPPDQKLSPWRSFSLSDLQGAAAGTPSLMGIKE, from the exons ATGTCGATTGCGTTTGAGAGGAATAGTACACCTGATCATCAGATCGAACGGCCAGGATTTGTGCACGGAATGGCTTTTGTTCCGATCTATAACTCGCCAGATCTAGGCGTCGGAGAAAGTATGGTTCAGGTGAAGCGGGAAGATGAGGATGATCGGActtcttcttcgtcttcttcttctattgGTAGGAATAGTGATGACTCACCGCTGGCGGGAGGGTCTTCATCGAATGGAGGCCCTGGAGAAGGTGATGGAGAGGAGGTTCAGAGTCCGTTTAAACCTGGTGCTCTCGATAATttggagtctttggaggaggtTTTGCCGATCAA GAGGGGCATTTCAAGTTTCTATGCTGGTAAATCGAAATCTTATACTAGCCTAGCAGATGCAGTATCATGTTCCTCGCTTAAAGATATGGTCAAGGCGGAGAATGCATACTCTAGAAAACGCAAGAACCTGCTTGCTCATAGCAATTTCTTTGACAAGAATCGGAATCACTTCCCAAGAAATAATAGCTGTGGGTTATACAAGAGACCAATAAGCTCTAGAAGCTCATTAGCTCTTGGTGCAACCTCCAGCTGCTCTGAGAGCAATAATAGTTCGGAGTCCTTGAACTCAAATGCATCGTCACCTCATTTCTCTCTTCCCCCTCTGCCTCCACAACCAAGAAGATATAGCATTGAGCCCTCATCATCACCTCCTGACCAGAAGCTTAGTCCATGGAGGTCTTTCTCCTTATCAGATCTGCAAGGGGCTGCTGCTGGAACTCCCAGCCTAATGGGCATAAAGGAATAG